In Aliiglaciecola sp. LCG003, a genomic segment contains:
- a CDS encoding Lrp/AsnC family transcriptional regulator has protein sequence MKKNIRPLDNTDLQILALMYQDASLSNKDIALQVGLAPSSCLERVKRLQADGTIISQHLLVDMKALGGHIQALISVRLSDHNRATVNQFQTDLLPLPEVMSIFHMGGENDFLIHVTVSDSIHLRDFVFNAVTARKEVNHVETALVYDHQVSHTLPNFN, from the coding sequence GTGAAAAAAAATATTCGCCCCTTAGACAATACGGACTTGCAAATTTTGGCCCTGATGTATCAGGATGCCAGTCTATCAAATAAAGATATCGCTCTTCAGGTGGGACTGGCACCCTCATCTTGCTTAGAGCGAGTCAAGCGACTACAAGCCGATGGCACCATTATCAGTCAACATCTGTTAGTCGATATGAAAGCACTGGGCGGCCACATTCAAGCGCTTATATCTGTGCGCTTATCTGATCATAATCGCGCCACGGTGAACCAGTTTCAAACAGATTTACTCCCCTTGCCGGAAGTTATGAGTATTTTTCATATGGGCGGAGAAAATGATTTCTTAATTCACGTGACCGTATCTGACTCCATTCACTTAAGAGATTTTGTGTTTAATGCTGTCACCGCAAGAAAAGAAGTTAATCATGTGGAAACCGCCTTGGTATACGACCACCAAGTTAGTCATACATTACCTAATTTTAATTAG
- a CDS encoding cobalamin biosynthesis protein, whose protein sequence is MSSVLSWLSASGWEPFILVTLVIMLERVLPWQDKYHPLTLFRLIALNLAAKVNPNQPRSSMQRQLSGSLAIIVLLLPMIIIVAISLFIAQYPIFFDGLMLLIALRFQPILMHFKLVKKSIRAEKKQLARHHLSYLVLRETETLSPMGMAKAAIEALVLRFNYQQVGIVFWYLIGGGLTALSVRLIYELSQCWNIKLRRYQDFGLAAARISKILFYLPSGIFAVVFSLLNGITSVFKAFKQRPNNLPFQHMLKLVLAGSLGIQLGGPAIYKGNKVRYPKVGADRQVRFGDMDRTLHAVNFAVITLLTLIGLTFALVISLTYT, encoded by the coding sequence ATGTCATCGGTATTAAGTTGGCTTAGCGCATCAGGCTGGGAACCCTTTATTCTTGTCACCTTAGTGATAATGCTAGAGCGTGTGTTGCCATGGCAGGATAAATATCATCCATTAACGCTGTTTCGCCTGATAGCGCTAAACTTAGCCGCTAAAGTTAATCCAAATCAGCCTAGAAGTTCGATGCAACGGCAATTATCCGGCAGCTTGGCGATTATAGTGCTGCTTTTGCCGATGATAATCATTGTCGCCATTTCGTTATTTATTGCCCAGTACCCTATTTTTTTTGATGGCTTGATGCTCCTTATCGCGCTTCGATTCCAACCCATATTGATGCATTTTAAACTTGTTAAAAAATCGATTCGAGCCGAAAAAAAACAGCTCGCTCGACACCATTTGTCCTATTTAGTTTTACGTGAGACGGAAACCCTTTCACCGATGGGAATGGCTAAAGCGGCAATTGAAGCACTAGTTTTACGTTTCAACTATCAACAAGTTGGTATTGTTTTTTGGTATTTGATTGGCGGCGGATTAACTGCTCTATCTGTCCGCCTCATATATGAATTATCACAGTGCTGGAATATTAAATTACGTCGTTATCAAGATTTTGGGTTAGCGGCTGCCAGAATCAGTAAAATACTATTTTATCTTCCGTCTGGTATTTTTGCCGTTGTATTTAGTCTACTAAATGGTATCACTAGTGTGTTTAAAGCATTTAAACAGCGTCCCAACAATTTGCCCTTTCAGCATATGCTCAAGTTAGTTTTAGCTGGCAGTTTGGGTATCCAGTTAGGTGGTCCAGCGATTTATAAAGGCAATAAAGTTCGATACCCAAAAGTAGGCGCTGATCGGCAAGTGCGCTTTGGTGATATGGATCGCACTTTACATGCTGTAAACTTTGCCGTAATTACCCTATTAACCCTGATCGGTTTAACCTTTGCTTTAGTCATTAGCCTAACCTACACTTGA
- a CDS encoding rhodanese-like domain-containing protein — MKFQFINTLVISFLSLASWSVLADQVIDINAEQLAKQSDANWLILDVRSAEEFSEGHVPNAINIPHTEIEQNIPLLSTHKDKPVVVYCRSGVRAAKATKILLEYGFSEIKHLQGDMQGWQQDGNTIEKSVNSIEKQ, encoded by the coding sequence ATGAAATTTCAGTTTATAAATACCTTGGTCATCTCCTTCTTGAGCCTTGCTAGCTGGTCCGTATTAGCCGATCAAGTGATAGATATTAATGCCGAACAACTGGCTAAACAAAGTGACGCTAACTGGCTGATCTTGGATGTACGCTCAGCCGAAGAATTCAGCGAAGGGCATGTCCCCAATGCGATAAACATCCCTCACACTGAGATTGAACAGAATATACCGCTACTGAGTACGCATAAAGATAAGCCGGTGGTAGTGTATTGTCGTTCAGGAGTGCGAGCAGCTAAAGCAACTAAGATCCTATTAGAATATGGATTCTCCGAGATAAAGCACTTGCAAGGAGACATGCAGGGTTGGCAACAGGACGGAAACACCATTGAGAAATCCGTTAACAGCATCGAGAAGCAATGA
- a CDS encoding GNAT family N-acetyltransferase — protein sequence MESQNKTMTEIRFEPLAPQHFERIIALGNQVHGDNYLDVASLQDLYLNSFQHGINASLVSLDGDTLIGFRLTIAAKKWKMDKWCSADKWLLPSEQVCYFKCNTVDDAYRGLGIGSKLLSLSIEKARHQGAKAGLAHIWLASPGNSAYKYFSKCGGKLIAEHPGKWRHLSIEEGYCCPVCNDICECVAAEMLLEF from the coding sequence ATGGAAAGTCAAAATAAGACAATGACCGAAATCCGTTTTGAACCGCTAGCTCCTCAACATTTTGAACGAATTATCGCTCTTGGTAATCAAGTACACGGCGATAATTATCTCGATGTCGCCAGCCTTCAAGATTTATACCTTAACTCATTTCAGCATGGTATTAATGCCAGCTTAGTGTCTCTTGACGGAGACACACTGATTGGTTTTCGACTGACCATTGCAGCTAAAAAGTGGAAAATGGATAAATGGTGCTCTGCAGATAAATGGTTATTGCCAAGTGAACAGGTTTGTTATTTTAAGTGTAATACCGTAGATGACGCCTACCGAGGCTTAGGTATTGGCTCTAAGTTACTATCCTTATCGATTGAAAAAGCACGACACCAAGGGGCAAAAGCCGGTCTGGCACATATCTGGCTAGCTAGTCCCGGTAACAGTGCTTATAAATATTTTTCCAAGTGTGGTGGCAAGCTAATAGCCGAACATCCTGGAAAGTGGCGTCACCTCAGTATTGAAGAAGGATATTGCTGCCCTGTTTGTAACGATATTTGTGAATGTGTCGCCGCAGAAATGCTTCTTGAATTTTAA
- a CDS encoding FAD-binding oxidoreductase, which produces MYDPLIESHPKPSQGYPDSYWSRSIKALPTTNQLTSDTHADIAIIGAGYTGLSAAYHLASQYNKKVIVLDANDAGWGCSGRNAGFVLPGTGRLSLFDMERKWGSSIATQVFEEYMQSIQQVEHMITAGDIDCDKTAGGYLKLAHRRASVADLRYQAEQLHQKFGESVRFVSSKEVEHDYLKSANMFGGIYFGDCFGVNPLKLVLGYKDLAEKAGVTLYCNSPVVNWQHKTYEHCLYTPNGRVTAEKVIIATNGYTGKKLHTTVDNRHFPVLSSIIVTRPLTATELEAVNLRTGLLAMDTRKMKYYYRLLPDNRILFGGRGAIAGKDADKTVHLQRLLAGLKSTFPTLGNINADYFWSGWVSATYDNYPRIGANEDSSVHYSMGYCGSGLAFSTLAGKRLAQSICEPEALPSLPFWQSPPPKFPFSPFRRLGLRAYYALANLRD; this is translated from the coding sequence ATGTACGACCCGCTAATTGAGAGCCACCCAAAACCATCGCAGGGATACCCTGATTCCTATTGGTCTAGATCGATCAAAGCATTACCCACTACTAACCAACTAACCTCAGACACCCATGCTGACATCGCCATAATCGGAGCCGGTTATACCGGCCTATCTGCCGCTTATCATCTAGCATCACAGTATAATAAAAAAGTAATAGTATTGGATGCGAATGACGCAGGTTGGGGATGCAGCGGTCGCAATGCGGGCTTTGTCTTACCTGGGACAGGTAGGCTTTCATTATTCGACATGGAGCGCAAGTGGGGCAGTAGTATTGCCACCCAAGTGTTTGAAGAATATATGCAGTCTATTCAGCAAGTTGAACATATGATAACGGCAGGCGATATCGATTGTGATAAAACAGCAGGAGGTTATCTCAAACTTGCCCATCGCCGCGCTTCAGTCGCTGATTTGCGATATCAAGCAGAGCAACTGCATCAAAAATTTGGCGAATCAGTACGGTTTGTTAGCAGCAAAGAAGTCGAGCATGACTATCTGAAAAGCGCCAATATGTTCGGCGGGATCTATTTCGGTGACTGTTTCGGTGTCAATCCATTGAAGTTAGTATTGGGCTATAAAGATCTAGCTGAAAAAGCGGGTGTTACGCTTTATTGCAACTCCCCTGTCGTCAATTGGCAACACAAAACTTATGAGCATTGTTTGTACACTCCAAATGGCAGGGTCACCGCTGAAAAAGTCATAATTGCCACCAATGGTTACACGGGTAAAAAGCTGCATACCACAGTTGATAATCGCCACTTTCCGGTATTGTCTAGCATCATAGTGACTAGACCTTTGACCGCAACAGAATTAGAAGCGGTGAATCTAAGAACCGGTCTCTTGGCGATGGATACCCGTAAGATGAAATACTATTATCGTCTGTTACCGGATAATCGCATATTGTTCGGTGGACGTGGCGCGATAGCAGGAAAAGATGCTGACAAAACTGTACATCTACAGCGACTATTGGCCGGTTTAAAAAGTACATTCCCAACTTTAGGGAACATCAATGCGGATTACTTTTGGAGCGGCTGGGTAAGTGCGACTTATGACAATTATCCTAGAATTGGTGCTAATGAAGACAGTTCGGTGCACTATTCAATGGGGTATTGTGGCTCAGGATTGGCATTCTCGACATTGGCAGGTAAGCGTTTAGCCCAAAGTATTTGCGAACCAGAAGCTTTGCCTTCTTTGCCCTTTTGGCAGTCGCCTCCGCCTAAATTCCCCTTTTCCCCCTTCCGACGTTTAGGGTTAAGGGCTTATTACGCACTGGCTAATTTAAGAGATTAG
- a CDS encoding peptidoglycan DD-metalloendopeptidase family protein, with product MVQKTLKQLPIKHKALLSGLALFLLVLIFIPSEQAQASKNSQILEVGKRYDIPVSIDSPEQLQQALEVDTPDWQVFKIKQGDNLAKILHRAGLTPQETHYVSTAGKDAKQLLKMRPGQQLELLIDPAGQLESIRYQLSSTKTLEIDRQDTNKFASKILEQNLDTRFNFAQGEIVSNFWNAAVKANLPENQIMNLAGIFGWDIDFALELRQGDSFNVVYEEHFSNGEFVESGKIVAAEFVNQGEVFTAILHEDGNYYTPQGRSMRKSFLRAPVNFKYISSSFKKKRFHPVQKRWKAHRGVDYAANTGTPVIAAGDGRVIRATYDKFNGHHVFIQHGEKYVTKYLHFTKRAVKKGQSVKQGQVIGYVGATGLAAGPHLHYEFLVDGVHRNPRTVALPQAKPIAKDEAQAFAKIAAKRVEQLGNTKRIMLAMN from the coding sequence GTGGTACAAAAGACTCTTAAACAATTACCCATCAAGCATAAGGCCCTGTTGTCTGGCCTAGCATTATTTTTATTGGTTTTGATTTTCATTCCATCAGAACAGGCTCAGGCATCAAAGAATAGCCAGATCCTAGAAGTTGGCAAGCGTTACGACATTCCTGTATCCATTGATAGTCCTGAGCAGTTGCAGCAGGCTTTAGAAGTAGACACGCCTGATTGGCAAGTGTTTAAAATTAAGCAAGGCGACAACCTGGCTAAAATTTTACATCGAGCTGGTTTAACACCACAAGAAACCCACTATGTAAGCACGGCGGGAAAAGATGCAAAACAGCTTTTAAAGATGCGTCCAGGACAACAACTTGAATTATTAATTGATCCGGCAGGCCAGTTAGAGTCAATACGCTACCAGTTATCTTCAACCAAAACCCTAGAAATTGACCGTCAAGATACCAACAAGTTTGCCAGTAAAATCCTGGAACAAAACCTCGATACTCGATTTAATTTCGCACAAGGCGAAATTGTCAGTAACTTTTGGAATGCGGCTGTTAAGGCAAATCTACCGGAAAACCAAATTATGAATCTAGCCGGTATATTTGGTTGGGACATTGATTTTGCTTTAGAGTTACGCCAAGGCGATTCCTTTAATGTTGTATATGAAGAACATTTTAGCAACGGTGAATTTGTCGAGTCAGGTAAAATTGTGGCCGCAGAGTTTGTTAACCAAGGCGAAGTTTTTACCGCGATATTGCATGAAGATGGCAATTACTACACGCCACAGGGCCGCAGTATGCGTAAAAGTTTTCTGCGCGCACCGGTTAACTTTAAATATATTAGCTCTAGTTTCAAGAAAAAGCGCTTCCACCCAGTACAAAAACGTTGGAAGGCGCATCGCGGCGTAGATTACGCGGCAAATACCGGCACCCCTGTTATTGCTGCAGGAGATGGCCGCGTGATTCGTGCGACTTACGATAAATTTAATGGTCATCATGTATTCATTCAGCATGGTGAAAAGTATGTGACCAAATACCTGCACTTCACCAAACGTGCAGTTAAAAAAGGACAAAGTGTTAAACAAGGTCAAGTCATTGGTTATGTGGGAGCGACTGGATTAGCTGCGGGTCCTCATCTACACTATGAGTTCTTAGTAGATGGTGTTCACCGCAATCCACGAACCGTTGCGCTACCCCAAGCCAAACCCATTGCTAAGGATGAAGCTCAGGCGTTTGCAAAAATCGCTGCTAAACGAGTTGAACAGTTAGGAAACACAAAACGTATCATGCTAGCAATGAATTAA
- the tyrS gene encoding tyrosine--tRNA ligase: protein MTNWQDAINEIKRGADEILIEEELVAKLKEGKPLKIKAGFDPTAPDLHLGHTVLLNKLRAFQSLGHEVIFLIGDFTGMIGDPTGKNVTRKPLSREDILANAQTYKEQVFKILDESITTVRFNSEWMDTLGAAGLIKLAARQTVARMLERDDFKKRYANGQAIAIHEFLYPLVQGWDSVALQADVELGGTDQRFNLLMGRELQKSEGQRQQTVLMMPLLEGLDGVQKMSKSLGNYIGITDAPNDMFGKIMSISDDLMWRYYELLSFKPIEHIAELKVAIEQGANPRDVKIELAKEIIARFHSDADAENAHQDFIQRFQKNAIPDDIAELTIDSAAQGFPIANLLKEANLVGSTSEAMRMIKQGAVKIDGEKVEDAKLMVKAGSTAVFQVGKRKFAKISLK from the coding sequence ATGACAAATTGGCAAGACGCAATTAACGAAATTAAACGCGGTGCGGATGAGATTTTGATCGAAGAAGAGCTTGTTGCCAAGCTAAAAGAGGGTAAACCTCTAAAAATTAAAGCTGGCTTTGATCCCACTGCACCGGATCTGCATCTAGGCCATACCGTTTTATTAAATAAACTGCGTGCTTTTCAATCGCTTGGCCACGAAGTAATCTTTTTGATTGGCGATTTCACAGGCATGATCGGTGATCCTACTGGTAAAAATGTCACTCGTAAACCCCTCAGTAGAGAAGACATTCTGGCCAATGCGCAAACCTACAAAGAGCAGGTGTTTAAAATTCTTGATGAGAGTATAACAACGGTCAGATTTAACTCTGAGTGGATGGATACTCTAGGCGCGGCAGGCTTGATTAAATTGGCCGCACGTCAAACCGTAGCACGGATGCTAGAAAGAGATGATTTTAAAAAGCGTTATGCCAATGGTCAAGCTATAGCGATACATGAATTTTTATATCCTTTGGTTCAAGGCTGGGATTCTGTTGCGCTGCAAGCTGATGTAGAGCTAGGTGGCACAGATCAGCGTTTCAATCTATTGATGGGGCGAGAGCTGCAAAAATCGGAAGGGCAACGTCAACAAACGGTACTGATGATGCCGCTGCTAGAGGGCTTAGATGGTGTGCAGAAGATGTCCAAATCCTTAGGTAATTATATCGGTATCACGGATGCACCCAATGACATGTTTGGCAAAATCATGTCTATTTCAGACGATTTAATGTGGCGCTACTACGAGCTGCTTAGCTTTAAACCAATAGAACATATTGCTGAACTTAAGGTGGCGATAGAACAGGGCGCTAATCCTCGAGATGTCAAAATTGAATTGGCCAAGGAAATCATCGCACGATTTCATAGTGACGCCGACGCAGAAAATGCCCATCAAGACTTTATTCAGCGCTTCCAGAAAAATGCCATTCCAGATGATATTGCTGAACTGACCATTGACTCAGCTGCTCAAGGTTTTCCCATCGCTAATTTGCTCAAAGAAGCCAATTTGGTTGGCTCTACGTCAGAAGCGATGCGGATGATTAAGCAAGGCGCGGTGAAGATTGATGGAGAAAAAGTTGAAGATGCGAAACTAATGGTGAAAGCGGGCTCTACAGCTGTATTTCAAGTTGGCAAACGTAAGTTTGCCAAAATTAGCTTAAAATAG
- a CDS encoding anhydro-N-acetylmuramic acid kinase yields MSDLYIGLMSGTSMDGVDVALVDFSKIQPIVIAYQSYPYPTLLLSQLHRLCSSSENEVVSMGHADRAVAICFAEAVNRLLAVIGVKADKITAIGSHGQTIRHHPNGSNGFTLQIGDPNTLAVLTGIDVVADFRRKDIALGGQGAPLAPAFHQAVFRHSQHSRVVLNIGGIANLTYIPKDPRKPVLGFDTGPGNALMDAWCKKHLQQAFDKNGVWAAQGSRDVKLLRQLASDDYFGLPAPKSTGREKFNLAWLEDNLAALGHQCTVESVQATLCMLTCCSIAQQINLLGDVEQVFVCGGGAQNDFLMDLLANELVEAQLSTTEELGILPDEVEAVAFAWLAFAHKNGIAGNLPSVTGASKKAILGGYFPAQ; encoded by the coding sequence ATGTCAGACCTATATATTGGGTTAATGTCTGGCACCAGTATGGATGGTGTCGACGTTGCTCTGGTAGACTTTTCAAAAATTCAACCTATCGTCATCGCATATCAAAGCTATCCCTATCCGACATTATTGCTTAGTCAGTTGCATCGGCTGTGTTCGAGCTCTGAGAATGAAGTGGTTAGTATGGGGCACGCCGACCGTGCCGTAGCTATTTGCTTTGCCGAGGCAGTCAATAGGTTGCTTGCCGTCATTGGGGTAAAGGCGGATAAAATAACTGCCATAGGTTCCCATGGACAAACCATTCGCCACCATCCAAATGGATCTAATGGCTTCACTTTGCAGATAGGCGATCCAAATACGTTAGCGGTGCTAACGGGTATAGATGTGGTAGCTGACTTTCGCCGCAAAGATATTGCCCTTGGAGGCCAAGGAGCGCCTTTAGCGCCTGCCTTTCATCAGGCAGTATTTCGACATTCACAACATTCTCGCGTGGTGCTGAACATAGGCGGAATTGCAAACCTTACCTACATTCCCAAAGATCCAAGAAAACCGGTGCTTGGATTTGACACAGGTCCCGGCAACGCTTTGATGGATGCATGGTGCAAAAAGCACCTACAGCAAGCTTTCGACAAAAATGGCGTTTGGGCGGCACAAGGTAGTCGTGACGTTAAGTTGTTACGACAACTGGCTAGTGATGACTACTTTGGGTTACCTGCGCCTAAAAGCACTGGCAGAGAAAAATTCAATCTTGCTTGGCTTGAGGACAACTTGGCAGCCCTTGGACACCAATGTACTGTTGAAAGCGTTCAAGCAACCCTATGTATGCTAACGTGCTGCTCAATCGCTCAACAAATAAACCTATTGGGTGATGTTGAACAAGTTTTTGTATGTGGTGGAGGGGCGCAAAACGACTTCTTAATGGATTTATTAGCCAACGAATTAGTCGAAGCCCAGTTATCTACGACTGAAGAGTTAGGGATACTGCCGGATGAAGTAGAAGCAGTCGCTTTCGCTTGGTTAGCCTTTGCCCATAAGAATGGCATTGCCGGTAATTTACCCAGTGTGACCGGTGCCAGCAAAAAAGCTATTTTGGGCGGCTACTTTCCAGCGCAATAA